CTTCGAGGCCGATGCTTTCGTAGTAAGCTTTCGTCAGGGCCAGTAGGTCCTGGTCTGCAAACACATCGTCGAGATTCACCTTTTGAATGTCAGGGGCGTCCTGGAAGAATAGGTCGCCGAAGCACCAGGGACGCAGCTTACCCGTCTCGACCCCGAAGCGCTTGGCCATTGCGGCGTCAATTTGCCCCTTCAAGGCGGCGAAAGGGCCGGCGGTCAGTTCGTCCAGTTCGTCGAAAAGATTGATGAGCTGGTCCCCGTCAATCTCCCCGACCGTCATCTGCATGACCCAGAAATTCTTGAAACCGAGGCTGCGTGCAAGCTCGTTTCGTAGGCCCACCAGTTCCGTGAGCTTCTTTTCGACCTTTCCGCCGACGGCCATATAGCCCATCCAGGCCTTCTTGGCCTCAGACATGTCTTTGGTTTCGGAAAGGATCTTGCGGACGTCGTTTTCCGAGAGCTGCTTGCCATTCACGTCGCTACGGTGAGTGTTGAAGAGTTGCTCGACCTCGTTCTTAATGGCGACGATGCGCTTTTGAAGGGCGGTATCCGCCTGACCGGGAAGATAGGTTCGGTACATCACGTCCAGAACCCTCGCCGATACTGCGTCCTTCACGAGGCCGTCAGCCTTGAGCGACTTGAGCTGGGCAAAGGTCGCCTTGTCGCTGTGAAGCTCGACCAGCGCGTTCTCCGCATCCGTTTTCTCCTTGTAAGCCTCGTCTGAACCGGTGGTGTTTGCGACCCACCATGCCGTGGATGCCCGGCGAAAAAGCGGCCGGAATTTCACGACGTATGCATCATGAATCTTGAGGAATTCCTCCTCGGCAGCGTTTCCCGCCGCCGGCAAAGCGGGGCTCCCCGCCTGAAGGGAAGCGACTCCGACGAACACAAGGCCGATGGAAAATGCCAATCGCGTATGCATCTGAAGACTCCTGAAATGGACGGGATAAAACGAGTTTCCAGAGGCGAAGGATACCGCAAAACAGCGGTGATCGCCAAATTTCGCATCCGTCGATTCGGCGTACTCATTCGCGAATTCGGGCCGGCATTTCGGAGCCCGGGTCGCCGGCAGAAGGCGTGGGGCCGTTCACTGACAAAGCACGGGTTGATTCGCCGCGAATCAGGATTGACGTGGACCATCGGACCGGCGCGCGTTAGAATATGTCGTGTATCCGCCAGAGCGACTCAGTTCGAAATCGCCTCTCC
This genomic stretch from Planctomycetia bacterium harbors:
- a CDS encoding M2 family metallopeptidase, translating into MHTRLAFSIGLVFVGVASLQAGSPALPAAGNAAEEEFLKIHDAYVVKFRPLFRRASTAWWVANTTGSDEAYKEKTDAENALVELHSDKATFAQLKSLKADGLVKDAVSARVLDVMYRTYLPGQADTALQKRIVAIKNEVEQLFNTHRSDVNGKQLSENDVRKILSETKDMSEAKKAWMGYMAVGGKVEKKLTELVGLRNELARSLGFKNFWVMQMTVGEIDGDQLINLFDELDELTAGPFAALKGQIDAAMAKRFGVETGKLRPWCFGDLFFQDAPDIQKVNLDDVFADQDLLALTKAYYESIGLEVSDIIARSDLYEKPGKSPHAFSTDLDREGDVRTLCNLKPNAYWMDTLLHELGHAVYDKYIDKSVPFVLHEASHSITTEGFAMMLGAMCKNEEWLTKVRKIDPAKAADVIASARAQLRAEKLIFSRWGQVIVRFEKAMYENPDQNLGKLWWDLKARYQMLPPPDDVSLPAYAAKIHVVAAPVYYHSYVLARIFHQVGVE